The Psychrobacter sp. LV10R520-6 genome includes a region encoding these proteins:
- a CDS encoding dicarboxylate/amino acid:cation symporter yields MWKNMGLTGKIIVAMALGIILGLFLNYSGLNSVGGFVNTYITDGFFAIIGKLFVNSLKMLVVPLVLISLICGVCGIGDIRLLGRIGGKTFLIYMMTTALAIATAIGLGILFGIGKGMNIETEAAFEAASAPPLLDVFSNIIPSNPISAMANGDMLSIIFFAILVGVSILMVGKPAKGLVQSLELINEVILKMVTIIMNLAPYGVFALLTTAMAELGLDLIWSLLGYVAVLVGSLAFHFFITMMIVLKLFSGLSIRTFLTKMREVQIFAFSTSSSNATIPITLRTVTKRMGVDNSVASFTVPFGATINMDGTAIMQGTATIFIANIYGIDLGIAEYLTVILMSVLASVGTAGVPGVGLIMLSMVFAQVGLPIEGIGLILGVDRILDMLRTAVNVGGDAAVTTIVAKSEGKMDLAIYNDPDAGSKEVFDGHIDEDNEREFSEVFSDGVMGSEYDDIDRHK; encoded by the coding sequence ATGTGGAAAAATATGGGACTGACGGGCAAGATTATTGTTGCCATGGCGCTCGGTATCATACTGGGTTTATTTTTGAATTATTCCGGATTAAATAGCGTCGGCGGTTTTGTTAATACTTATATAACCGATGGATTTTTTGCCATTATCGGTAAGTTATTTGTCAACTCTCTCAAAATGCTGGTCGTACCCTTAGTGCTAATCTCGCTGATTTGCGGGGTGTGCGGCATCGGTGATATCCGCTTATTAGGACGTATTGGCGGCAAGACTTTTTTAATCTACATGATGACTACCGCCTTAGCAATTGCGACCGCGATTGGCCTTGGGATACTATTTGGTATCGGTAAAGGTATGAATATCGAAACCGAAGCAGCATTCGAAGCAGCATCAGCGCCACCCCTTCTCGATGTATTTTCTAATATTATCCCCTCCAATCCCATCAGTGCGATGGCAAATGGCGATATGTTGTCGATTATCTTCTTTGCTATCTTAGTCGGCGTCAGTATTTTGATGGTCGGTAAGCCAGCTAAAGGCTTAGTGCAAAGCTTAGAGCTCATCAATGAAGTCATCTTAAAGATGGTGACTATTATTATGAACCTAGCACCCTACGGTGTATTTGCGCTATTAACCACAGCAATGGCTGAATTGGGATTAGACTTGATTTGGTCATTACTCGGTTATGTGGCGGTATTGGTCGGCTCGCTTGCTTTCCATTTCTTTATTACTATGATGATAGTTCTCAAGCTGTTTTCAGGGTTATCCATCAGAACCTTTTTGACCAAAATGCGTGAAGTACAGATTTTTGCATTTAGTACCTCAAGCTCGAACGCCACTATTCCTATTACCTTGCGCACGGTTACTAAACGCATGGGCGTTGATAACTCAGTAGCTTCGTTTACCGTTCCTTTTGGTGCAACCATCAACATGGATGGTACGGCTATCATGCAAGGTACGGCGACTATTTTCATTGCCAATATCTATGGTATCGACTTAGGCATTGCTGAATATCTAACCGTTATTTTAATGTCAGTACTTGCCTCTGTCGGTACGGCTGGTGTCCCAGGTGTTGGTCTCATTATGCTATCGATGGTGTTTGCGCAAGTCGGCTTACCCATCGAAGGTATCGGCCTTATCTTAGGTGTGGATCGTATTCTTGACATGTTACGTACCGCAGTGAACGTTGGCGGCGATGCGGCTGTCACGACCATTGTGGCAAAATCAGAAGGTAAAATGGATTTGGCAATTTATAACGATCCAGATGCTGGTTCAAAAGAAGTATTCGATGGTCATATTGATGAAGATAACGAGCGTGAATTCTCGGAAGTCTTTAGCGATGGTGTGATGGGCAGTGAATACGATGATATTGATCGACATAAATAG
- a CDS encoding TSUP family transporter: MDVSLSLEIILMLTAVAALAGFIDAIAGGGGLLTIPAMLLANIPPVLTLGTNKLQAASGALAASITMIRKGVVKPKRIKMAIIAAFIGSIIGSIAVQLSPPDFLEKLIPFLIAAIGIYTLFAPKLGEVEAAPRISEGVWQKVAAPLIGFYDGYMGPGTGMFFALGNVALRGRQIIEATGAAKVLNLSTNIGSLIFFILGGNVLWKVGLAMMVGQTIGAYFGSHMVVKGGSKLIRPMIVLVCLAMVTKYVFG, from the coding sequence ATGGATGTATCGCTCTCTTTAGAGATTATTTTAATGCTTACCGCAGTGGCAGCGCTCGCTGGTTTTATCGACGCCATTGCTGGCGGTGGCGGATTGCTTACCATTCCAGCGATGCTGCTTGCTAATATTCCGCCAGTTTTGACTTTGGGCACCAATAAGCTACAAGCCGCATCAGGGGCATTGGCGGCGTCCATTACCATGATTAGAAAAGGCGTCGTCAAGCCCAAGCGCATTAAAATGGCCATCATCGCCGCTTTTATTGGTTCTATTATCGGCTCAATCGCAGTGCAATTATCGCCACCTGATTTTTTGGAAAAACTGATTCCATTTTTGATTGCGGCTATCGGTATTTATACTTTATTTGCACCCAAACTTGGCGAAGTAGAAGCAGCGCCTCGTATCAGTGAAGGCGTGTGGCAAAAGGTTGCTGCGCCTTTAATTGGTTTTTACGATGGCTATATGGGTCCAGGCACGGGTATGTTCTTTGCGCTGGGTAATGTGGCTTTGCGTGGTCGGCAAATTATTGAAGCCACGGGTGCAGCAAAGGTGCTGAACTTATCTACTAATATTGGTTCACTGATATTTTTTATTTTAGGCGGTAATGTACTTTGGAAAGTAGGTTTGGCGATGATGGTCGGTCAGACGATAGGCGCGTACTTTGGCTCGCATATGGTGGTAAAGGGTGGCAGCAAGCTGATTCGTCCTATGATTGTATTGGTGTGCCTAGCGATGGTGACTAAATACGTCTTTGGTTAA
- the nhaA gene encoding Na+/H+ antiporter NhaA, whose translation MAIRRVKAFFEFESAGGIVLALVAIAAMIIANTPLNVWYESFIHAPVAIRIGDFEIAKDASHWINDGLMAIFFFLVGLELKREVLIGELSNVKQIILPAGAALGGMIMPAIVYILFNYNNPEYWKGWAIPAATDIAFAIGILSLLGNRVPNSLKVFLVSIAIFDDIGAILIIALFYTSDLSLGSLALAGLCLPLLYLLNRRNVTSITPYLLIGVIMWIAVLKSGIHATLAGVVLALFIPMFDRTDPEHSPLEELEHDLQNTVSFGILPLFAFANAGISLKGAGVAELFHSVPLGIAAGLFLGKQIGVMLMCWLIFKLGISKMPNGMNFKQIYGAALLCGVGFTMSLFIGGLAFGGATLLFDERLGIIMGSIVSGIAGYIMLKVTLKDNVTNTSVDLTRH comes from the coding sequence ATGGCAATACGAAGAGTTAAGGCATTTTTTGAATTTGAGTCGGCAGGCGGAATCGTCTTAGCATTGGTTGCCATTGCCGCCATGATCATTGCCAATACCCCCCTCAATGTGTGGTACGAGTCCTTTATTCACGCGCCAGTCGCCATTCGTATCGGTGATTTTGAGATTGCCAAAGACGCCAGTCACTGGATTAACGATGGCTTAATGGCGATTTTCTTTTTTTTGGTGGGACTTGAGCTCAAGCGGGAAGTTTTAATCGGTGAGCTGTCTAACGTCAAGCAGATTATCTTACCTGCCGGCGCGGCACTTGGCGGCATGATCATGCCTGCGATCGTCTACATACTCTTTAACTATAACAACCCTGAATATTGGAAAGGTTGGGCGATTCCAGCAGCGACTGATATTGCCTTTGCGATAGGTATTCTAAGCTTACTTGGCAACCGCGTACCAAACTCGTTAAAAGTATTTTTAGTCTCGATTGCGATTTTTGATGATATTGGTGCGATTTTAATTATCGCTTTGTTTTATACCAGTGACTTATCGTTGGGCTCACTTGCCCTCGCAGGTCTATGTCTACCGTTGTTATATCTACTCAACCGCCGCAACGTCACCAGCATCACCCCCTATCTGCTTATTGGCGTCATCATGTGGATTGCGGTGCTCAAATCCGGTATTCATGCGACTTTAGCAGGCGTGGTATTGGCACTATTTATCCCTATGTTTGATCGTACCGATCCTGAGCACTCACCGCTTGAGGAACTGGAACATGACCTACAAAACACCGTGTCCTTTGGTATTCTGCCGCTGTTTGCTTTTGCTAATGCTGGTATTTCATTAAAAGGTGCAGGCGTTGCTGAATTGTTCCATTCCGTACCACTTGGTATTGCCGCCGGTCTATTCCTCGGTAAGCAAATAGGCGTGATGTTGATGTGCTGGCTCATCTTTAAGCTCGGCATCTCAAAAATGCCCAATGGTATGAACTTTAAACAAATCTATGGTGCGGCATTATTATGCGGTGTGGGCTTTACCATGAGTTTGTTCATTGGCGGCTTAGCGTTTGGCGGTGCTACCCTACTATTTGATGAACGTTTGGGTATCATTATGGGCTCAATCGTGTCTGGTATTGCCGGCTATATCATGCTCAAAGTAACGCTAAAAGATAATGTTACCAACACCTCAGTAGACTTAACGCGTCATTAA